One Coffea arabica cultivar ET-39 chromosome 5c, Coffea Arabica ET-39 HiFi, whole genome shotgun sequence DNA window includes the following coding sequences:
- the LOC140007656 gene encoding GATA transcription factor 18-like — MMHSNRCNGGSHGNMARPCSCGMFHTHQANSFSMLFSMPNHHNKPLDETAKMYSFASSPPSSSVDCTLSLGTPSTRLTNNDTEKRHSSYMSNFYWDILQSKHSSNSPHHSSHKSSQANSHTNSSYGGCCFNGKCSYVILEGG; from the coding sequence aTGATGCACAGTAATAGGTGCAATGGTGGTTCTCATGGAAACATGGCTAGGCCATGTTCATGTGGCATGTTTCACACTCATCAAGCCAATTCCTTCTCCATGCTCTTCTCCATGCCTAACCATCACAATAAACCCCTTGATGAAACTGCTAAAATGTATTCCTTCGCATCATCTCCGCCGTCTTCCTCTGTTGATTGCACTCTTTCCTTGGGCACCCCTTCTACTCGTCTAACCAATAATGACACCGAAAAAAGACACTCTTCTTACATGTCTAACTTCTATTGGGAtattttacaatccaaacattcGTCCAATTCTCCCCATCATTCGTCTCACAAAAGTAGCCAGGCAAATAGTCACACCAACTCCAGTTATGGTGGGTGCTGCTTCAACGGAAAATGTTCATATGTCATTCTTGAAGGAGGGTGA